Proteins co-encoded in one Pedosphaera parvula Ellin514 genomic window:
- a CDS encoding YggS family pyridoxal phosphate-dependent enzyme: MALAENLEKIQQRINAACERAGRQPETVTLQAVSKGQLPAAIREASKLGLTLFGENKVQEAKAKIGQCPANLRWHMIGHLQSNKCRDAVHFFQMIQSVDSLALAQEIDKWADKSAKTMPILLEVNIAGESSKFGYRPDQLLSELLQINALHKIEIHGLMTIAPWTPEPEKVRPIFQKLRLLKEECEKILGAPLPHLSMGMSGDFEIAIEEGATIVRIGTALFGPRARATKDTRETKQNGEV, translated from the coding sequence ATGGCTTTAGCTGAAAACCTGGAAAAAATTCAACAACGAATCAACGCTGCTTGTGAAAGGGCCGGACGGCAGCCGGAGACGGTTACACTTCAAGCAGTCAGCAAGGGGCAGTTGCCGGCTGCCATCCGGGAAGCCAGCAAACTGGGATTAACTCTCTTTGGCGAAAATAAAGTGCAGGAAGCCAAGGCAAAAATCGGACAATGTCCCGCCAATCTCCGCTGGCATATGATCGGTCATTTGCAATCCAATAAATGCCGTGATGCAGTCCACTTCTTTCAGATGATCCAAAGTGTCGATAGCCTTGCCCTGGCTCAGGAAATCGATAAATGGGCTGACAAGTCAGCCAAAACAATGCCCATATTGTTGGAAGTCAACATTGCGGGCGAGTCGAGCAAATTTGGCTACCGGCCTGACCAATTGCTTTCGGAACTCCTCCAGATCAATGCGCTGCACAAAATTGAAATTCACGGCCTGATGACCATTGCCCCGTGGACTCCTGAGCCCGAGAAAGTGCGCCCCATCTTCCAGAAACTCCGCCTGCTAAAGGAAGAATGCGAAAAAATTCTTGGTGCGCCGTTGCCGCATCTGAGCATGGGGATGAGCGGCGATTTCGAAATAGCCATTGAAGAAGGCGCCACCATTGTTCGCATCGGTACCGCCTTATTTGGTCCGCGTGCCAGGGCTACCAAGGATACCAGGGAGACCAAGCAAAACGGTGAGGTCTAG